ATCAAGTGATGAAGAAGCGAGAGCGCGTCACAAAAATCTCAACTGGCCACAAAGGGTTTGATGCGATGATGGCTGGCGGCTTTGAAACAGGAGCAATTACAGAAATCTACGCAGAGTTTGGTGCAGGAAAAACGCAAGTTGGTCATATTCTTGCAGTCAACGCAGTGGCGGCAGACATAGACAATAATCCCGTTGTGTTTTACGTGGATACAGAAAATACCTTTCGCCCAGAAAGAATCAAACAATTGGCAGAAGCAAAAGGATTGGATGCTGACAAAGTATTGAAGTGCATCAAAGTAGGAAGAGCGTACAATAGCGATCATCAAATGCTGCTTGTCGAAAAAGTAGAGGAAATGATTAATGAACAGCAGATGAATGTCAAGCTCATTGTGGTGGATTCGTTGACAGCACATTTCAGAGCAGAGTTTGTCGGACGAGGAACACTTGCAGAACGCCAGCAAAAGATCAACAAGCACATGCACAATTTGCTCAAAATTGCAGACACACAAAACATCTGCGTCTATGTCACAAATCAAGTGATGTCAAAGCCAGATCAGTTCTTTGGA
This DNA window, taken from Candidatus Woesearchaeota archaeon, encodes the following:
- the radA gene encoding DNA repair and recombination protein RadA yields the protein MRRQQQVFEENMSTEEFDEEKFREEKAALEQSEETGEVKKKGNITIHDLPGIGPATAEKLTAVGFGTVMAIAVATPGEIVEATGISEPGARKIINAARTNLDMGFESGDQVMKKRERVTKISTGHKGFDAMMAGGFETGAITEIYAEFGAGKTQVGHILAVNAVAADIDNNPVVFYVDTENTFRPERIKQLAEAKGLDADKVLKCIKVGRAYNSDHQMLLVEKVEEMINEQQMNVKLIVVDSLTAHFRAEFVGRGTLAERQQKINKHMHNLLKIADTQNICVYVTNQVMSKPDQFFG